The region ACCTGCGCAATGCCAAGGTGTTCTTCAATACCGCATTGTCCAATGTCGATGCGAAGGAAGCCCGGGAAGGGCTCGAGCGCGCCTCGGGATTCCTGCGCCGCGAAGTGGGAAAGCGCCTCGACCTGAAATACCTGCCGAATTTCCGTTTCGAATACGATGCGAGTTTCGACGTCGGCGCGCGCATGGACCAGATGCTCTCGCACCTGCCCGAAGAAGGCAGCGGCGAGCAGGGGGAGGAAGACGATGGCGAATAAGAAGCTCAAGGAAGCGGCCAAGGCCCTCAAGCACGCGAAGAGCGTCCTGCTGACCTGCCACGAGCGCCCCGACGGCGACGCGCTCGGGTCCTCGCTCGGGATCGCCGCCGCCC is a window of Chrysiogenia bacterium DNA encoding:
- the rbfA gene encoding 30S ribosome-binding factor RbfA, coding for MKRGYKRSDRVGALLQHELSELIQRSLKDPRTQGLTITAVEVTDDLRNAKVFFNTALSNVDAKEAREGLERASGFLRREVGKRLDLKYLPNFRFEYDASFDVGARMDQMLSHLPEEGSGEQGEEDDGE